The nucleotide sequence CCGCGATCGCGCATGACGAAGTTCGCCATGCCCGCGTGATGTATCAACTGCTCGAAGATCTCGGAGTTGATGTCGAGGAGCGCGTCAAGCAATTCGACTATACGCTGCGCGTGGGCGACGAAATCGAACTCGGCGCCACGCGCGCGGCCACCGACGCGCGTGTGAATATCTTCTACTATCCGATCAACACGTGGTATGACTTCATCATGTTCAACGTGCTGATGGATCGCGGCGCCGGGCACCAATTGCAGGATGCCGTGGACAGCTCCTATGGTCCGTGGCGCGCCGTGATGGAAGGCATCATGAAGGAAGAAGAGATGCACATCGCCCACGGCGACTATTGGCTGAAGCGGCTCGGCCGCAGCCCCAAGCACAAGGACGCGACGCAGGAGGCCCTCGACCGCTGGTTCCCGCGCGTCATGAACATCTTCGGCCGGCCGAATTCGCCGCGCTGCAAGCAATACATCAAGTACGGTTTGAAGATGCGCGACAACCACGTCGTGCGCCTTACTTTCGCCGATGAGGTTTACGGAGTTACGGCCGAGGCCGGACTGCGCAAGCCGGTGTGGAGTGAGCCGTCCGATTGGTCCAAGCTGCCGATGGATGCAGCCGTCGCCGGATGAGCGCCATGTCCAATATCCAATTCACCCGGGAGACTCCGCTCGCGGAAATCCTGAAGCACAATCCCGGCCTGATCTCCGTCTTCGACGAATGGTGTCTGCATCTGGTCCCCTCGACCGTCGTCGCGATGAATGCCCCGCTCGAGAAGGCCGCACATTGGCACGCAATCTTCGACACCGACAAATTGCTCGCCGAACTGAACGCGAAGAAAGATCTCGATTTTCACACCGCGCAACCCGAGCACGCGCCCGAGCCGGAGCCGGATCCCGAGCTGCCCGGCTTCAAGTACAACGGCTCGCCGAAGAAGCCCGGTCGTCGCGTCTGGGAATGAGCGTCCCCTTCCGCCGCGTGTGCGCTCTGACAGAAATCCCCGACGGCGAAGCAGTCACCGTCGAATTGGACAACAGCGAAATCGCACTGTTCCGCAGTGGCGACGCAGTGCATGCCACCGAGGGTCGCTGCCCGCATGCCTTCGAGCAAATGAGCAAGGCCGCGCTCGACGGCGAAACCGTGACCTGTCTCGCGCATCACTACTGCTTCGACCTGCGCACCGGCAAGGCCACCAAGCCGACGCCGGGCATCGCCTTCCTGAAAGTCTTCCCGGTCGAGCTTCGCGACGGCGATGTGTACGTGCAATTTGAGGGCAGCGACGATGAGTGGTAAGATCCTCGAAACGGAGCGGCTGCGACTCCGCCCGGCCACAGCAGATGATATCCCGCTGCTCTACAACTGGTACTCGCATCCCGAGACGTCGGCCCTCTACGACGGCTTGCAGTTTAACACCGCGCACCCCGATCTATTCGCCGAGGAATTCGGCTTGTGGCTCGACACCGATGCAGAGCTGGAATATGCCGGGGTTTACATCCTCGAACTGAAGGCCGATGGTCGCCCGATCGGCGAAGGCACCTGGATGCTCGTGCAGCGCACCGGTCCCGACAGTCCCGATGTCTATCAAGTCGGCGGGCTGATCGGTCCCGCGGAGTTGCGCGGAAAGGGCTACGGCTCC is from candidate division KSB1 bacterium and encodes:
- a CDS encoding GNAT family N-acetyltransferase; protein product: MSGKILETERLRLRPATADDIPLLYNWYSHPETSALYDGLQFNTAHPDLFAEEFGLWLDTDAELEYAGVYILELKADGRPIGEGTWMLVQRTGPDSPDVYQVGGLIGPAELRGKGYGSETLHALREFLFIERGAHRLEAMTGAFNTGAMRTLHRSGFAREGVLRETLLIKGVWHDRVIFSLLRSEWESGAPVVNS
- a CDS encoding Rieske 2Fe-2S domain-containing protein, with amino-acid sequence MSVPFRRVCALTEIPDGEAVTVELDNSEIALFRSGDAVHATEGRCPHAFEQMSKAALDGETVTCLAHHYCFDLRTGKATKPTPGIAFLKVFPVELRDGDVYVQFEGSDDEW
- a CDS encoding phenylacetate-CoA oxygenase subunit PaaI, giving the protein MSSEEKERKVLEKVARGETINSPEEMSESYKENLVNLMLMQADSELAGAFGYVPWIMKAVSTKEMLTVSAIAHDEVRHARVMYQLLEDLGVDVEERVKQFDYTLRVGDEIELGATRAATDARVNIFYYPINTWYDFIMFNVLMDRGAGHQLQDAVDSSYGPWRAVMEGIMKEEEMHIAHGDYWLKRLGRSPKHKDATQEALDRWFPRVMNIFGRPNSPRCKQYIKYGLKMRDNHVVRLTFADEVYGVTAEAGLRKPVWSEPSDWSKLPMDAAVAG